A stretch of Lysinibacillus agricola DNA encodes these proteins:
- a CDS encoding alpha/beta hydrolase: MKKAFNIIVKLLGVLAIAIVLFLAIIFIVNKVSNKSEQRKIESYGQSVTVDGKNMNVLIQGEGEETVVLLPGYGTAAPALDFEPLVKELSPYYKVVVIEPFGYGLSDETEKERTLENMVNEIHEALQSLNIDRYTLMGHSISGIYGLDYVNKYENEVSAFVGIDSSVPMQGGTDDPFPSGTYKLLKKSGFFRLLMKLSPDQLVAPTVDDETREQIRILTLKNMFNPNILSEGEHFNPNFKAAENLTFPKNLPVIFFLQANDTETEGWIPLHEEQVKDSVHGKVITFEGGHYLHHTRSKEIVENFREFMKEVK, translated from the coding sequence ATGAAAAAAGCGTTTAACATTATAGTTAAATTATTAGGAGTTTTAGCTATAGCAATAGTACTTTTTCTAGCTATTATTTTTATAGTGAATAAGGTTAGCAACAAATCGGAGCAAAGAAAAATAGAATCTTATGGTCAGTCTGTAACAGTAGACGGAAAAAATATGAATGTGTTAATTCAAGGAGAAGGCGAAGAAACCGTCGTGCTCCTACCTGGTTATGGAACAGCGGCTCCAGCACTTGATTTTGAGCCGTTAGTGAAAGAGTTGTCTCCTTATTACAAGGTCGTAGTAATCGAGCCTTTTGGTTATGGACTAAGTGATGAAACGGAAAAGGAACGAACCCTGGAGAATATGGTAAATGAAATTCATGAAGCATTGCAGAGTCTAAACATTGACCGATATACTCTAATGGGCCACTCCATTTCAGGCATTTACGGACTGGATTATGTGAACAAATATGAAAACGAAGTAAGTGCATTTGTCGGGATCGATAGCAGTGTTCCAATGCAGGGTGGTACGGATGATCCATTCCCATCAGGAACATATAAACTGCTCAAAAAATCAGGTTTCTTCCGATTGTTAATGAAACTGAGCCCTGACCAATTGGTTGCACCAACTGTAGATGATGAAACAAGAGAACAAATCAGAATCCTTACGCTCAAAAACATGTTTAATCCGAACATCCTAAGTGAAGGCGAACATTTTAACCCTAATTTTAAAGCTGCTGAAAACTTGACCTTCCCCAAGAATCTTCCTGTTATTTTCTTTTTACAAGCGAATGATACCGAAACGGAAGGATGGATACCACTGCATGAAGAGCAAGTCAAAGATTCTGTACATGGAAAAGTGATAACATTTGAAGGAGGACATTATTTACACCATACCAGATCAAAGGAAATCGTTGAAAATTTCAGAGAATTTATGAAAGAAGTAAAGTGA
- a CDS encoding chemotaxis protein CheX: protein MSNSKYFQTILNGTIHALKSILPMDIEVKSPSIISEPFQQQQMGVLIGLIGDLKGRVIIDSSPDIFSGIGNTMFGMPLEGEMLESFTGEFGNMIAGNLCTTVGQESLEIDITPPTVMVGNTKLYGFEKAFVLPVTIPSIGALTVLLTIEEE, encoded by the coding sequence ATGAGTAATTCGAAGTACTTTCAAACTATTTTAAACGGGACAATTCACGCTTTAAAATCGATTCTACCTATGGATATCGAAGTGAAATCACCAAGTATTATTTCTGAACCCTTTCAACAACAGCAAATGGGTGTATTAATTGGCTTAATAGGAGATTTAAAAGGCCGTGTAATCATTGATTCCTCGCCTGATATATTTAGTGGCATCGGTAATACAATGTTTGGAATGCCTCTTGAAGGCGAAATGCTAGAATCCTTCACAGGAGAATTTGGAAATATGATCGCAGGTAATTTATGTACAACCGTAGGACAAGAAAGCTTAGAAATTGATATCACTCCGCCAACAGTGATGGTTGGCAATACAAAATTATACGGCTTTGAAAAGGCATTTGTACTCCCAGTTACAATTCCCAGCATTGGTGCGCTGACAGTTCTATTAACAATTGAAGAAGAATAG
- a CDS encoding cytochrome b5, whose translation MHLHKYEKYWLVFGVATLVVFLIILGIGAFHQGSHPNNGKKTLDYEKVNEFPPFDNPGVHKVEGKDWDYEVVVLASAFNYNPPEIEVPLGAKVKFIATSADVMHGFEIAGTNINMMLEPGYISEYVTEVNKLGEFLIVCNEYCGTGHTMMHSMLKVVDPNESQ comes from the coding sequence ATGCACTTACATAAGTATGAGAAATATTGGCTTGTGTTTGGAGTTGCTACTTTAGTAGTATTCCTTATCATTCTCGGCATCGGTGCATTTCATCAAGGCTCACATCCGAACAATGGTAAAAAAACACTAGATTATGAGAAAGTAAATGAATTTCCACCTTTCGATAATCCAGGTGTTCATAAAGTCGAAGGTAAAGATTGGGACTATGAAGTGGTTGTTTTAGCATCAGCATTTAATTACAACCCTCCTGAAATTGAAGTTCCACTTGGAGCAAAAGTGAAATTTATCGCAACAAGTGCAGATGTGATGCACGGTTTTGAAATTGCAGGTACAAATATTAATATGATGCTTGAACCTGGTTACATTTCTGAATATGTGACTGAAGTAAATAAATTGGGCGAGTTTTTAATTGTATGTAATGAGTACTGTGGTACAGGACATACGATGATGCACTCTATGCTAAAGGTGGTGGATCCAAATGAGTCTCAATAA
- a CDS encoding CcdC protein domain-containing protein, translating to MSSYLVVFIVIVLIMLREKQVRPARLWIIPVLLMGVMFSTISSIKLTPLSIVMYISCLIVGLSIGVWKGKLEKIRMNHTRGIVTTQSSIAGIILFFGILLVRLFVGHWSRELALLSLTNALMFIPLGSICSRRYIIYLRYKQLMGE from the coding sequence ATGAGTAGCTACTTGGTCGTCTTTATTGTCATTGTACTTATAATGTTAAGGGAGAAACAAGTTAGACCAGCTCGATTGTGGATCATACCAGTTTTGTTAATGGGTGTAATGTTTTCTACTATTTCAAGTATTAAATTAACGCCTTTAAGTATTGTGATGTATATCAGTTGTTTAATAGTTGGATTGAGTATAGGAGTATGGAAAGGAAAACTAGAAAAAATTCGTATGAATCATACTAGGGGAATCGTAACTACACAAAGCTCTATTGCCGGTATTATTTTGTTTTTCGGGATTCTTCTTGTAAGGTTATTTGTAGGTCACTGGAGTAGAGAGCTTGCATTGCTATCATTAACAAATGCTCTTATGTTCATACCACTTGGTAGTATTTGTTCTCGTCGCTATATTATCTACTTGAGATACAAACAACTTATGGGAGAATAA
- a CDS encoding carboxypeptidase M32 has protein sequence MTVQQFTDYVKKMQHYEEALSVIYWDMRTGAPKKGLAQRSEVVGTLSASLFDMQTSEELGKLLTGLEGQKADLDYVTLRLVEEVRKEYDQNKKIPANEYKEFVILQSKAETAWEEAKATNNFALFLPYLEEIISWQKKFIQYWGIKNGSPYNTLLDLYEPDMTTDVLDQVFGELRETIVSLVQRIAASPNKPNTSILFKHFPRESQRALSLEMLAQLGYDFDAGRLDESVHPFMIGLNHGDNRITTKYDENDFRSAIFGTIHECGHAMYEQNIDAKLDGLPLATGTSMGIHESQSLFYENFVGRNEKFWEHNYEQLQKYSPVQFGDVALADFLRAINMVEPSFIRIEADELTYPLHIMIRYEIERDLFNGDLQAKDLPQVWNDKYEEYLGIRPETDAKGVLQDMHWSGGMFGYFPSYALGMIYAAQWKHAMDKDIPNFDELLEKGELLPIREWLTDKVHQYGALKKPFELLQEATGEGLNAKYLANYLQEKYTKLYQL, from the coding sequence ATGACTGTACAACAATTTACTGACTATGTGAAAAAAATGCAGCACTATGAAGAAGCACTGAGTGTGATTTACTGGGATATGCGTACGGGGGCGCCTAAGAAAGGGTTAGCTCAACGTTCAGAGGTAGTTGGAACATTATCCGCCTCCTTATTTGACATGCAAACTAGTGAAGAATTAGGGAAATTACTAACGGGTCTAGAGGGACAAAAGGCAGATCTCGATTATGTTACGCTACGTTTAGTTGAGGAAGTGCGTAAAGAATACGATCAAAATAAAAAAATTCCAGCTAATGAATATAAGGAATTCGTCATTCTACAATCTAAAGCAGAAACAGCATGGGAAGAAGCAAAAGCGACGAATAATTTTGCGTTATTCCTACCTTATTTAGAGGAAATTATAAGCTGGCAGAAGAAATTTATTCAATATTGGGGTATTAAAAACGGTTCTCCATACAATACATTACTAGATTTATATGAACCGGATATGACGACTGATGTTTTAGATCAAGTTTTTGGTGAATTACGTGAAACAATTGTTTCTCTTGTGCAAAGAATTGCAGCTTCACCAAATAAACCAAATACAAGCATTTTATTTAAGCATTTCCCTCGTGAATCACAGCGTGCATTATCATTAGAAATGTTAGCACAACTCGGCTATGATTTTGATGCAGGTCGCTTAGATGAAAGTGTCCATCCATTTATGATTGGTTTGAATCATGGAGATAATCGTATTACAACCAAATATGATGAAAACGATTTCCGTTCAGCGATTTTTGGAACAATCCATGAGTGTGGGCATGCTATGTATGAACAGAATATCGATGCAAAACTTGATGGTTTACCATTAGCAACAGGAACATCTATGGGTATACATGAATCCCAATCTTTATTTTATGAAAATTTTGTTGGTAGGAATGAAAAGTTCTGGGAGCATAACTATGAGCAACTTCAAAAATATTCACCTGTACAATTTGGTGATGTAGCATTAGCTGATTTCCTGCGAGCAATTAATATGGTGGAGCCATCGTTTATTCGCATTGAAGCGGATGAGTTAACATATCCACTACATATTATGATTCGCTATGAAATTGAGCGAGACCTATTCAATGGCGATCTTCAAGCGAAGGATCTTCCACAAGTATGGAATGATAAATACGAGGAATATTTAGGCATTCGTCCTGAGACAGATGCAAAAGGGGTACTACAAGATATGCACTGGTCAGGGGGCATGTTTGGCTATTTCCCATCTTATGCTCTAGGAATGATTTACGCTGCACAATGGAAGCATGCAATGGATAAAGATATTCCAAACTTTGATGAGCTGTTAGAAAAGGGTGAGCTTCTACCAATTCGAGAGTGGTTAACAGACAAAGTCCATCAATACGGTGCGCTGAAGAAGCCATTCGAATTGCTACAGGAGGCGACAGGGGAAGGCCTAAACGCAAAATATCTAGCAAACTATTTACAAGAAAAATATACGAAGCTGTATCAGCTCTAA
- a CDS encoding ABC transporter ATP-binding protein has product MGVNILEVKDLKIGFKHDKKEVPIVNGVSLQLEKGKTLGIVGESGCGKSMTSLSLMGLLPNGVDWQNGNIYINQMHINKNSNKEWRKVRGKKIAMIFQEPMSSLNPVYKVGSQIVEMILSHERISKKEAYERAVDMLRLVGIPRPERVVNEYPHQLSGGMRQRVMIAMALACGPEILIADEPTTALDVTIQAQILELMKDLQEKLQMSIILITHDLGVVAEICERVIVMYAGEIVEEATVLNLFNHPLHPYTKGLLNSLPNIEEEQEYLPSIDGVVPAPVDMPTGCRFFDRCSFATLKCKNKPDLFTTSIGTTVRCWLYENGELEGGL; this is encoded by the coding sequence ATGGGAGTAAATATTTTAGAAGTTAAAGATTTAAAAATAGGTTTTAAACATGACAAAAAAGAAGTTCCAATTGTGAACGGTGTCTCTTTACAACTTGAGAAAGGTAAAACTTTAGGAATTGTTGGTGAATCAGGTTGTGGTAAAAGTATGACATCCCTTTCACTTATGGGTTTATTACCTAATGGTGTCGATTGGCAAAATGGAAATATTTATATAAATCAAATGCATATTAACAAAAATTCAAACAAGGAATGGCGGAAGGTTCGTGGGAAAAAAATAGCGATGATTTTTCAGGAACCAATGAGTTCGCTAAACCCAGTTTATAAAGTTGGTTCACAAATAGTTGAAATGATACTTAGTCATGAAAGAATTTCTAAAAAAGAAGCATATGAACGTGCCGTTGACATGCTTCGGTTAGTTGGAATCCCTCGTCCAGAAAGAGTAGTTAATGAATATCCTCATCAATTGTCAGGAGGAATGCGTCAACGAGTCATGATTGCCATGGCATTAGCATGTGGCCCAGAAATATTAATTGCAGATGAACCTACTACTGCATTAGATGTAACTATACAGGCACAAATTCTGGAACTAATGAAAGACCTTCAAGAGAAACTGCAAATGTCTATCATTTTAATTACCCATGATCTTGGTGTCGTTGCTGAAATTTGTGAGCGAGTGATTGTTATGTATGCCGGAGAGATAGTTGAAGAAGCAACTGTACTAAATCTATTTAATCATCCTTTACACCCATATACAAAAGGGCTATTAAACTCATTACCAAATATTGAGGAAGAACAAGAATATCTACCGTCGATTGATGGTGTTGTACCTGCGCCGGTGGATATGCCAACAGGGTGTAGATTTTTCGATCGATGTAGTTTTGCAACTTTAAAGTGTAAAAATAAACCAGATTTATTTACAACTAGTATTGGCACTACTGTACGATGTTGGTTATATGAGAACGGTGAATTGGAGGGGGGATTGTAG
- a CDS encoding alpha/beta hydrolase: MRMGKPLIFILKAIGVIAIAIVLFLAIVFIVNIVCNKSEQEKIETYGQSVTVEGKNMNVLIQGEGEETVVLLPGYGTAAPALDFKLLIDELSPFYKVVAIEPFGYGLSDETDKERSTENIVSEMHEALQQLNIDHFTLMGHSIAGIYGLDYVNKYPNEVSAFVGIDTSVSTQGSMDVKFPVKTFAFLEKSGLLRLIKKVGTDPYAELVFDDQAKEQMKMISNKNSYNATTLNEMEHISSNFKKAQNLTFPKDLPLLLFVQANNTDRANWVTLHEAQAKESMQGKVITFDGSHYLHHSKFKEIAENFREFMKEIK, translated from the coding sequence ATGAGGATGGGTAAACCGCTTATCTTTATACTTAAAGCAATAGGAGTTATAGCTATTGCAATAGTACTTTTTCTGGCCATTGTTTTTATTGTTAATATTGTCTGCAACAAATCGGAGCAAGAAAAAATAGAAACTTATGGTCAGTCTGTAACAGTAGAAGGAAAAAATATGAATGTGTTAATTCAAGGAGAAGGCGAAGAAACCGTGGTGCTCCTACCTGGCTATGGAACAGCGGCACCAGCACTTGATTTTAAGCTGCTCATCGATGAATTATCTCCATTTTACAAAGTTGTCGCGATTGAGCCTTTCGGATATGGATTAAGTGATGAAACCGATAAAGAACGAAGCACTGAGAATATTGTCAGTGAAATGCATGAAGCTTTACAGCAGCTTAATATTGACCATTTTACGCTAATGGGCCACTCCATTGCAGGTATCTACGGACTTGATTATGTCAACAAATATCCAAACGAAGTGAGTGCATTTGTAGGAATTGATACTAGTGTTTCTACACAAGGCAGTATGGATGTCAAATTTCCAGTAAAAACATTCGCATTTCTCGAAAAATCAGGTCTTTTGAGATTAATCAAGAAAGTAGGTACAGACCCTTATGCTGAACTAGTATTTGATGATCAAGCCAAAGAGCAAATGAAAATGATTTCAAATAAAAACTCGTATAATGCCACTACCCTGAATGAGATGGAACATATTTCCTCTAATTTTAAAAAGGCTCAAAATTTAACATTCCCTAAAGATCTTCCGCTTCTTTTATTTGTACAAGCAAATAATACGGACAGGGCAAATTGGGTAACATTGCATGAAGCGCAAGCCAAAGAGTCAATGCAAGGAAAAGTAATAACATTTGATGGATCACATTATTTACACCATAGCAAATTCAAAGAAATCGCTGAAAACTTTAGAGAATTTATGAAAGAAATAAAGTGA
- a CDS encoding b(o/a)3-type cytochrome-c oxidase subunit 1, translating to MSLNNNLTKVDRRDAKLAMAHIYVAFIALLLGGLAGLLQVFVRSGQFTLPAGIGYYQVLTVHGVLLGLILTTFFIFGFQIASVSRTSGTFTAGQRRLGWIGFWLMTIGTAAAAIMVLLNEATVLYTFYAPLKAHWIFYLGLTLVVVGSWVGGAGQILRYAQWRKENKGSGERSPLLSFMVVVNNLMWFVATLGVAVSVLFQLLPWSLGFIERVDVALSRTLFWYFGHALVYFWLLPAYMIWYVIIPKVIGGKIFSDSLARLSFMLFLIFSVPVGIHHQLTEPGIDSTWKFIQVVLTFAVIVPSLMTAFSMFAMFELRGRELGGKGLYGWFKKLPWKDARFFVPFIGMVAFIPGGAGGIINASYQMNQLIHNTIWVTGHFHLTIATTVVLTYFSAAFWLIPHLTGRTLTKSLNNLGNFAAILWAIGMTIMSSAMHIAGLIGAPRRSDYSEYGGAQQAYDWIPYQIAQAVGGTILFIAILIILYIVVKLAWFAPKGEEEFPVGEVHANSSETPAILENFKVWLVILVALILFAYTIPIYDIISNSPPGSKGYKLW from the coding sequence ATGAGTCTCAATAATAATTTGACTAAGGTGGATCGTCGTGATGCGAAGCTAGCAATGGCACATATTTATGTGGCTTTCATCGCATTGTTATTAGGAGGTCTTGCAGGTTTATTACAAGTTTTCGTTCGTTCTGGTCAATTCACATTACCAGCAGGCATTGGTTACTATCAAGTTTTAACCGTACACGGTGTTTTACTCGGACTTATTTTAACAACGTTCTTTATTTTTGGTTTCCAAATTGCCAGTGTTAGCCGTACGTCTGGGACTTTTACAGCTGGTCAACGTCGTCTTGGCTGGATTGGCTTCTGGTTAATGACAATTGGTACAGCAGCTGCTGCAATAATGGTTTTACTTAACGAAGCAACTGTTTTATATACGTTCTACGCTCCACTGAAAGCACATTGGATATTCTATTTAGGCCTAACATTAGTCGTTGTTGGTTCTTGGGTTGGCGGCGCAGGTCAAATTTTACGGTATGCACAGTGGCGTAAAGAAAACAAAGGAAGCGGAGAACGAAGCCCATTATTATCATTTATGGTTGTTGTCAATAATTTAATGTGGTTCGTTGCAACTCTAGGCGTAGCTGTTTCTGTTCTATTCCAGCTACTTCCTTGGTCCTTAGGCTTTATCGAACGTGTTGACGTAGCACTATCACGTACATTATTCTGGTATTTCGGTCATGCGCTTGTGTATTTCTGGTTATTACCAGCTTACATGATTTGGTATGTCATTATTCCGAAGGTTATTGGCGGAAAAATTTTCTCTGATTCTTTAGCAAGACTGTCGTTTATGCTGTTCTTAATTTTCTCTGTACCCGTTGGTATCCATCACCAATTAACAGAGCCTGGTATTGATAGCACGTGGAAATTCATACAAGTTGTTTTAACTTTTGCTGTAATCGTACCATCTTTAATGACTGCATTTTCGATGTTTGCAATGTTTGAACTCCGTGGTCGTGAATTAGGTGGTAAGGGGCTTTACGGCTGGTTTAAAAAATTACCATGGAAAGATGCTCGTTTCTTCGTGCCATTTATCGGTATGGTAGCATTTATTCCTGGTGGTGCAGGTGGTATCATCAATGCTTCCTACCAAATGAACCAATTAATCCATAATACCATTTGGGTTACAGGACATTTCCATTTAACAATTGCAACAACAGTCGTTTTAACTTATTTCAGTGCGGCATTTTGGTTAATTCCACATTTAACAGGTCGCACACTGACTAAATCTTTAAACAATCTTGGTAATTTTGCAGCTATTTTATGGGCTATTGGTATGACGATTATGTCTTCTGCTATGCATATCGCTGGTTTGATTGGTGCACCTCGCCGATCCGATTACTCTGAGTATGGCGGTGCTCAACAAGCTTATGATTGGATTCCTTATCAAATCGCTCAAGCAGTTGGTGGCACAATCCTGTTCATCGCTATCTTAATCATTCTTTATATTGTGGTGAAATTAGCGTGGTTTGCACCAAAAGGCGAAGAGGAATTCCCAGTTGGTGAAGTACATGCTAACAGTAGTGAGACACCAGCAATTCTAGAAAACTTTAAAGTGTGGCTTGTTATTTTAGTGGCACTAATTCTATTTGCTTACACAATTCCAATTTACGATATTATTTCCAATTCCCCACCTGGCTCTAAAGGCTATAAGCTTTGGTAA
- a CDS encoding sensor histidine kinase — translation MIKSLYTRVVLIFLVSVIGGTIIAFFVATWVFEDKLNENLQIPLLNFGQDIARIYETLPLSEANTFVSGMNQLKSYHIRIYEETGQFQSYGALNGDKPATVTMEQVIKVLDGNIVQVNPSGVSTVLLGLPLTTEMGTKAMFIEPIALPSTSFVIKWILNFSTYSLIAGSLLILVAAMFLVKPIKKLTKATRHIAGGDFNVKLNIKQKGELGTLARSFEEMMHDLQQLEQMRRDFVSNVSHEVQSPLTSISGYALALKQVNLADNERSRYLDIIIAEADRMSKMSDSLLKLSLLESQSQQLRLVTFSLDEQIRRVIVAIQPQWSARNIRFELNLNAVRLMADHDQLNQVWTNILGNSIKFSKDGGVINISIKQDIKNVTVRVSDTGIGISLEDQKRIFERFFKADRSHSRKYDGSGMGLAIVKQIVSLHQGDIRVESEPGRGTTVIVTLPITTPTE, via the coding sequence ATGATCAAATCTTTATATACACGCGTAGTCCTGATATTTCTAGTCTCCGTAATCGGGGGCACGATCATTGCTTTTTTTGTAGCAACTTGGGTATTTGAAGATAAATTGAACGAGAACCTGCAAATCCCCTTACTTAACTTTGGTCAGGACATCGCCCGGATTTATGAGACATTACCGTTAAGTGAAGCGAACACATTCGTAAGTGGAATGAATCAGCTCAAATCCTATCATATTCGAATTTATGAAGAAACGGGTCAGTTCCAGTCTTATGGAGCGCTTAACGGAGACAAACCTGCCACTGTGACGATGGAACAGGTGATAAAAGTACTAGATGGAAATATTGTTCAAGTCAATCCGAGTGGTGTTTCTACTGTTCTCTTAGGGTTGCCGTTGACAACTGAAATGGGAACGAAAGCGATGTTTATAGAACCGATCGCCCTCCCTTCCACCTCTTTTGTAATAAAGTGGATTTTGAACTTTTCAACCTATTCGTTGATAGCAGGAAGCCTATTGATTCTGGTTGCTGCCATGTTCCTAGTCAAACCAATCAAAAAGCTGACAAAAGCGACTAGACATATAGCAGGTGGAGATTTTAACGTTAAGCTGAATATTAAGCAAAAGGGTGAGCTAGGTACTTTAGCTCGCAGCTTCGAAGAAATGATGCACGATCTGCAGCAACTTGAGCAGATGCGTAGGGATTTCGTATCGAATGTGTCGCATGAAGTTCAGTCGCCGCTCACCTCGATATCCGGTTATGCTTTAGCGCTCAAGCAAGTAAACCTCGCAGATAACGAGCGGAGCCGTTATCTCGATATTATCATCGCTGAAGCAGACCGGATGTCCAAGATGAGCGATAGCCTGCTAAAGCTGAGTTTGCTTGAATCGCAGTCACAGCAACTGCGGCTGGTCACGTTCAGCCTTGATGAACAAATCAGACGAGTCATCGTCGCTATCCAGCCGCAATGGTCGGCTCGCAACATCCGTTTCGAGCTCAATTTGAACGCGGTTCGCCTAATGGCTGATCATGATCAATTAAACCAGGTATGGACGAACATACTCGGCAATAGTATCAAATTTTCCAAAGATGGCGGAGTTATTAACATCAGCATCAAACAAGATATCAAAAATGTGACAGTCCGAGTATCCGACACTGGCATTGGTATTTCCTTAGAGGATCAGAAGCGTATATTCGAGCGGTTTTTTAAGGCTGATCGTTCCCATAGTCGTAAGTATGACGGCAGTGGTATGGGACTCGCCATCGTTAAACAGATCGTATCGCTTCATCAAGGCGACATCCGAGTGGAAAGCGAGCCTGGCCGAGGAACGACTGTCATTGTCACTTTGCCAATCACAACACCAACAGAGTAA
- a CDS encoding response regulator transcription factor has protein sequence MPTILVADDDANIRELVCLFLRNDGFATVEAEDGKEAMAIYTSTHVDLVVLDIMMPIMDGWTLCKELRRANPDLPLLMLTARGETWEKVKGFELGADDYLTKPFDPLELSVRVKALLKRYRIGSTQKIQLGNVILDRQTYKVMRGTESLTLPLKEFELLYKLAGTPGQVYTRVQLIDQIWGIDYAGDDRTIDVHIKRLRERFATTADFRIETVRGLGYRLEVHE, from the coding sequence ATGCCTACTATACTGGTTGCTGACGACGACGCGAACATTCGCGAACTCGTCTGTTTATTTCTACGCAACGACGGATTCGCAACAGTCGAAGCCGAGGACGGCAAGGAAGCAATGGCCATCTACACATCAACGCATGTCGATCTTGTCGTGCTCGACATTATGATGCCGATTATGGATGGTTGGACGTTATGCAAGGAGCTCAGAAGGGCCAATCCTGATCTTCCATTACTTATGCTGACTGCAAGGGGCGAAACATGGGAAAAAGTGAAAGGATTTGAACTTGGAGCGGATGATTATTTAACTAAACCATTTGATCCGTTGGAGTTGTCGGTTCGTGTTAAGGCACTATTGAAACGATACCGAATTGGCTCCACGCAAAAAATCCAGTTAGGCAACGTCATTCTTGATCGACAGACTTATAAGGTGATGAGGGGGACGGAGTCGCTCACGTTACCGCTCAAGGAGTTCGAATTACTTTATAAGCTCGCCGGAACACCCGGACAAGTCTATACGCGTGTGCAGTTGATCGATCAAATTTGGGGGATTGATTACGCTGGAGATGATCGAACGATAGACGTACATATTAAACGCTTGCGCGAACGGTTCGCGACTACAGCCGATTTTCGTATCGAAACGGTACGTGGGCTTGGTTACCGCCTTGAGGTGCACGAATGA
- a CDS encoding serine hydrolase domain-containing protein, whose product MQTTINWQAVKPESIYMNNEKLFKLEQTIKSDYHNINGIIIIKDGHLAYEKYFNGKGPDDSHHVASVTKSVLSALIGIAIDKGYIQSVEEKVIDFFPKYISDADKQKQQITIRHLLTMTVPYPYEDWHEPLDILCQQQDWIKYTLDIMGKNGDLGTFKYSTAGAHLLSAILTQSTGKSARAFANEHLFTPLGMKEIPDYKMNAYGFDDLFGKNVKGWVHDPNGHSTGGWGLTLTTRDMARFGYLYLNKGILDDNRVLSETWICDSTEMNPNNYGYLWWLRQEDGLSTYSAIGDGGNMICCMPKMNMVVAISSEVIMNPRDRWPLMKEYIIPAVINK is encoded by the coding sequence ATGCAAACAACAATAAATTGGCAAGCGGTAAAACCTGAAAGCATATATATGAACAATGAAAAACTTTTTAAGCTAGAACAGACGATAAAAAGTGATTATCACAATATAAATGGCATTATTATCATTAAAGATGGTCATTTAGCATATGAAAAATATTTTAATGGCAAAGGTCCTGATGATAGTCACCATGTAGCATCTGTAACAAAAAGTGTACTATCTGCACTTATAGGCATCGCTATTGATAAAGGATATATTCAAAGCGTGGAAGAGAAAGTGATAGATTTTTTCCCAAAATATATTTCTGATGCTGATAAGCAGAAACAACAGATTACTATACGGCATCTTCTTACGATGACAGTACCATATCCATATGAGGATTGGCATGAGCCGCTAGATATTCTATGTCAACAGCAGGATTGGATAAAATATACACTTGATATAATGGGTAAAAACGGGGATTTAGGCACTTTTAAATATTCCACAGCTGGAGCACATTTATTGTCAGCTATTCTTACTCAAAGTACAGGCAAGAGTGCACGAGCGTTCGCCAATGAACATTTGTTTACACCGCTTGGCATGAAAGAAATTCCTGACTATAAAATGAACGCATATGGGTTTGATGATTTATTCGGGAAAAACGTTAAGGGGTGGGTACATGATCCAAACGGTCATTCGACCGGTGGATGGGGGCTAACATTAACTACTCGTGATATGGCGCGATTTGGCTACCTCTATTTAAATAAGGGCATTTTGGATGATAATAGAGTTCTCTCAGAGACATGGATTTGTGATTCAACGGAGATGAACCCTAACAATTACGGTTATTTATGGTGGCTACGACAAGAGGATGGGCTTTCTACATATTCAGCTATAGGGGATGGAGGCAATATGATTTGTTGTATGCCAAAAATGAATATGGTTGTGGCGATTAGTTCAGAAGTCATCATGAATCCACGAGATAGATGGCCGTTAATGAAAGAGTATATAATCCCAGCGGTAATAAATAAATAA